The genomic segment tattttaaacactttttagGATAGCTACCTAAAAGTTCACGTTGCACTGCGTCCATTTGACTGGAAATTCGATATATAAGCAGTGGCGAAACTCGTCAAAATTTCACGATttcccattattattatttagggaattttactttaattttttaggtTTAGATTTCTATCTTTCATCTCTTTcagttatataacaatacatataatacatcgATACACGTACTCAATAATGTTCACACAATCACAATATTtaaccttgtatattattttatgacacaTCTATAATACATCAACCAGACTAATCACAaccaaataatgataatattatttctctatTAGATTAACAATATTCTTACTAagacataagtacctataggtatacgtttATCCGTTACTTCATCTGTTACACATTGTTTAGGacaaatttatcataatataactaacttttattgagtataatttgtattgtttactATTCACATTGCTGCACATGCATACAATATagtatgctatattattataatatattgacaatttaaattctaaaagcATATTTACTGTACAGCATATATTATAGTCGAGGGAAGGGAATATGAGGAGATTCGTAAAACAATCGTCTCATAACAGAGGAAGTGGTGGCATATGATAGGAGTCTACTGAATTATAGGAATATGAATATTCTTCGTGGCACGTAGGATACCAACTACCATGACGTATTCTacatgtaacaatataatacaatggcACACGTTCATGGAAGTACAAATGATAGTACTGTTGTGTTACTTGtagaaaatacataaacaataagAAAAACTTGAAGAGATATTATACCCATACCGATTTTACTATGATATATCTACTACATagattgcaatttatttttttacaaagaatttttataatttttattttattttaattttacattaataattaaagtaaaatgatGAGCCAATAAAAAACATGTTGTTATGGTCGTGTTGGTGTCTGCGTCTGTTAGGATGGTCATTGATCAATCAGTCTGTAGTGTTGTAAACCGTTTGGTTTTGCACAAGGCTatgctatatttaaattaaaataataaattctaattattgttaatatatacttaaataatataaaattataagtttgtaATATGTGTAAGTTTGTGTAATATTACCATGTACTGCATTATCAAAATCCACCAATTTAAATACGTCTATGTgttgaaacaaattaattcaaataataaggAAACTAACATCTGAACAGGTTTTAGGggtgcataattaataattattatggtaggCTAGAGGCTTGACAcctatataatcttataatataaaaaaaaaaaaacacctgaAATCAAAACACGGCATTTAAAACACGGTTTCACtagtgaaaaaaatgtatgatcatTACTCATTACGTAGATccgtatgtaatataattatgtaatattttatattatatgaatttacattaaaaatcattttaaaatagtaaaaattattcataaccATGAAGTTAAAATGTAACTATTAACGAATATATAGAATCTAGATTactaatatgtatgtctaataggtatatctacctatccctatacataatatgattgtagTAAAGTTACCTAACTAACGTTTTTTCGTGTTATACGACTTAGTAtatgataattgtttttttaccaCCACAATCAGTTTAAATTCAGTCAAGTTTTCTTCTTAGTCCTTTGTCAAAACCCACCCACATGAGATCTGCGTATCCTGGACATAAGACACATCGTAAATCGTCCATTTTGATTTCAACGTAATAACAACGCACTGTTCTAGATTATCTAAATTCTAGAAAGAGTTCTTTCTAATCCTTAAACATAAACAGTAATTTAACCCATCAGAGTAGGTTAGCGTGGTTTGGTTAAATCATGTCACTCAGTATTTGCTCCACCGCACGCAGTCCACTTAAATCAACGAACAAAAACTATAAGCTCAACCAGTATTTATAAGGGCTATGGTTCTAGTATCAACTCTTTCAGTAATTGGCCTTGGCCCCTTATCGGTAATGGCTTGCCGCAAAAACAAGACTCGCATCATGGAACAAAAGCCATAGTATTTTCCTCTTCTTTCAACCATCCTgaagaaaaatagaaaactcGCTATCTCCGAAAACTTGGTCGATGACGATAAAACAAAGTGTTCGCCATCTCGGATAAGTTTTGGAGGCttgtttatgatataaattagcACAATTAACACCAAAATTGACTTCATCACCCTCATCCACATTCAGCAGAGAATTCACTTGTAAGTGTAAGAAATATACTACATACTTATAGAGATGGAATTTTGCAAACATTCTAGGCATAATCGCACAAAACACAAAATACTGGTCCATAATTTCATACAAGTTAAACTAATTCCTTTTGAAAAAATGGCAGCGGCAACAGGTGTCAAACATTTTGAAGTGGAAATAAAGAACAAACAGAGGTAATTGTGATCAATACTTTAATGCATTTAATCTTTATaatccaaaccattttctacaAGAAgtggaaaattcaaaatttacactcaatgttaaattttaaaaaagacaATTTCTCACTTATATATTCTAACCTAGTAccatttagtatttaaagtatacaatatattatgtaaactcgAGAAAGAGAGAATAAAATGAAACTGGTTTTAtggttaaagttaatttatgaGTATTATGATGAACAGTTACATTaagtactaattaattaataatcaaaatggtttttatatccagaaaatatattttttaatatttaccattgattataaaataataaaacacaaaatgttGTTCATTTTCTACTAAGAGAAAATGCAAATTTACCACACAtactaccattttttttatttaaaagttaaaacttttaatatattacacttaaATTATTCGAACATAAAATAGGGTATGTTCATACagtcaatacattataatatatagactgtAGGTACATAGGACTAACAAAGCCAAATatagaattcataatttataaatattttatatgagtcCTTTTCGAATGGCATGGtacatacattaattattactattaagtaaacttaagttataataaatatgagtatTAGGTGGGTAGATAGGTTCAcactataaataaacataacccAGTCTTCGTGCGGCGTACATCGCAACCGGTTGTGTTTACGTATTTCGCTCGCTTATCTACCGTCGCGCGTGTTTCTAAATCAATAGTTCAGTGCATGGTGCAAACATGGTAAAAGCCAATGCTTCCCAATCGGGTAACAAACGTTCTAGCAGCGAGGCTCTTTCTTCGGGGCATGCGCACAAGAATAAATACTCTCCTCTCGCAAATCTTGACAATACAAATGATGACAACTCAGAGAAAACTGACATGGATCCTGTAGAGGTGATTCAAATGGTTCAAAAAATTCCCCcactatatatttatgatattgtcgACTATATTGAGTTCCTAAATAAGATTACACCTTTGATAttagacaattttaatataattaacaataatattttctttaagttGAACTTATCAACAGTTAACGACTACCGTACAATCACAAAATACTTATCTGaagaaaacattaaataacaCACCTATCAACTTCCTGAGGAAAGAAACCTATCTGTAATAATCAGAAATATACCTACTTCTATTCCCGAAGAAACCATTTTTTCGGCCCTCGTTGAACTAAAATGTAATGTCACATCGGTCACACGTCTCCAAAATCGTTACAAATCTCCTATACCAATCGTTACTGTATTACTAGACAAATCcgagaaaaacatattttcactTGATCGCCTCCTTCATTGCGTTATCTCGGTCGAGAGTCGCAAAAGCGATTCGTCCATACCACAATGCAAAAACTGCCAACGTTTCCAACACACAAAAAACTTCTGCAATCTCCCCCCTAGATGTGTCAAATGCTTAGAAAACCACCATTACTCTGAATGCACTAAGGAAAAAAACAGTCCACCTGTATAGTGTGTCAATTGTAATGAAAATCCCCCTGCTAATTATAGAggttgtaaaatatacaatcaaataaaaaataaaaaaagtacctCCCAACTATCCAAGAACACTCCTAAACACATTACACAACAGAGTTGTGTATACGATAACAAAAATATCCAATCCATAACCAATACGGTTATCAAAAATCCCCAAAACCCAGTTTTAAACCAAACAAATCCCAACACAAGCAATACTCCAACCTATGCtgacaaaactaaaaataaaaaaaccaatctTCAACAAGATGAagaattaaataactcaaatatcACCAACGAACTTATTaagtttacaaattattaaaaaagtcatCGAAAATCTACCTgctctattaaataatataaatgtcgtctaatattataaataatcttaaactAGTTATCATAAATTGGAATGCTAATGGAATCAAGAAAAATTGAAACACATTTGCAGCGTTCTTATCGGCACATAATGTTGATATTGCATGTGTGAGTGAAACGCATCTAATTGCTAgcgataaaattaaattcaatggtTATACTACTTATCGCAAAGATAGGCTAGCTGTTCGACCTTCTGGTGATGTTGCTATAATAATCAAATCCAAAATAAAACATCAACAAACATATCTACCTGCTATACAAACTTTCGAAGCAGTCGCAATATCTATTACAATAAACCAAtcaattacaacaataattagtGCTTATCAATCACCtagttttcaaatgtatataaacgactttgaaaaattattaaatagctatcaaaaaattattttagtaatcgatctaaataaaattgtaagcaATACAACTTGGAATTGCAAATCTATGAACGCTAATGGAcgtaaactatataaataccttGCAAGCAATCCTGTGATACTGTCAGCTCCAGACACACCCACATACTATCCATATGATCAAAGTAGAAATCCTGATATTTTAGATGtaattatactaaattcaaTCCGTTTTTCCATTCACCAAGAACCACTTTTCGAATTCGACTCGGACCATTGTAAACCTCCAAAAATTACATTAGGTGCGTCCTTATCGTTCTCAACTCCTACCCGCAAACTCATCACCGGTAAAGCAGATTGGCAAAAATTCAAGCAACACATCACAACAAATCTAATTAtccctaaaaatatattaaatactaacagTGCAGACACTGCAGTAACACATTTACGtgaaatatatatcaaatatatgtcAAGCGGCCGAAGAATgcttagcaaaaaaaaaatacggtaatattatagtaaaattatagtCCTAATCAACTTCCcctcaacattttaaaattaatcaaatcaaaACACCAAACCAGAAGACTCTGGCAATTTTACAGACAACCACTtgatcgaaaaaaattaaatgacatAACGAAAGAGGTTAAAAGCCAATTAGAGGAACATAGAATTAACAGTTATCAAAAATACTTATCTGCTATACACCCAGCAGACTCAAACCTATGGACAGCGACCAAAAGATTAATTAAACCAAACTCAAATGAAATCCCCCCCTTTAAAAGCGAGTGGTACTTACCTTAATACTGACTCGGAAAAATGTGAACTGTTTGCCCacactcttgaaaatattttcacattaaacataaataaacgacactataaacaataaacaataaacgacACTACTTcacaaataaaactaataaatgcaGGTGTACCTCAAGGTTCAAAAATGTCTCCGTTACTTTTTAACCTATATGTTTCAGACTTTCCTACATCAATTAATACTGAAATAGCACTTTATGCCGACGACAACGCAATATATTCAAGCTCTACAGACGTTGAAACAGTGACGAAAAACATCCAGACCACCTGAATGACATCTAAAAATGGGGAgataaatggaaaataaaactgAACTCTCAAAAAAGCACAGCAGTCCTTTTCACTAATCGTCGTCCCAAAACTCCtggaaatttaaaactgtatggCAATAGCATTCCTTGGTCACCTAGTATCAAATATCTCGGCGTAATATTAGACAGGAAACTAACTTGGAACCCACACATCACCTCTAAACTTCAACAAGGCTACCAGAGACTAAAGATACTTTATCCATTGATAAACTGACAACCATCGTTAAGCTGGAAATGTTCTATTTTgctatacaaacaaattttacgACCACTACTTTTATATGCAGTCCCTGTGTTGGGAAATTGTGCAAGACCCatatacacaaaatacaaatatttcaatctAAAGTCCTTAGGACAATATCTAACGCCCCATGGTTTATACGTAATGTTGCACTGCACACGGACTTCCACCTACCATCTATAACTGattatataaagaaattaaCAATCAACTTCTTCAAGCATTTACAGTCTGCTAGCAGCGCGAAATACTACAACCTAAATGTCTCTCctccaatacttaatacaaataattattttcgattaaGGGGACATTTTCTATTCACTATTgcaattctttaaattttttttataaaactgtcCATATTCTCTAAAAATTTACCAACGAAAATATTTGGCTTAAATAATTCCTTTAAAATACATGTTTTGCTTTTTTACCCCATTCGGTTAGgtaaaatttgttaatattatatattaacctgCTATGCAAAATTGTAACTTTTccttttcttattaaaaaaaaaaaaaacaacaatataatatgctcattaaaatttaaaatttagttacattttttataacgaAAATTCCCTTAATGTAAATAAGACTAATGCTCTTTcagttgtaacaaaaaaataaataaattaatcctAATTTCTCTCGTctgtattattctattatatacttctctaataattaaatagtactcttacctataaaaacatattgcaatattccttcttaagaaaaaaaaatcatgtatacCTTGTTTAAGATGTTCATAGATATGTTTCATATGTTTATAGATGttcattttacaaaaaatatatctttaataaaaCTAATCCTTTActctgtaatattttttctgaaacaCTTTAAAATTGTACCAAAGCAAATAACTCTTAGATTTCATTCATTTAATGACTAGCATATGATATGCTAGGATCAAGGTGATATGTTGCATATCACCTTGATCCTTATATACCAAAGAGTTATTAAACCTactaaacatttacaaaactatatcatatgtacattgtacatatacgATATCTTCCACgtaatattagttaaaacaatagttaaataataagacCAACACTGAAACCTAATACTTGACCTAATTGCAGATGTTAATTGATATGGCACCTCCACCAAAATGAAACGAGGTTAGGAGACCTGTTATATTTAGATAACTCAGTGAGAGTTTTCAGAGCactttgaattatatttttactgtagcTTAGGAAATTCAGTAAAGATAGATCAAATATTAAGTTCCAgttgaaatgttttattattacacaaataaaaaatcttagttatctacatattaaatttagtagAACGAAAAACTTCCGAACCATATGGTCATCTGGAGGTCCTTAGTGGCCGTTGCTGTACTCGTTCTTGAACCAACGGACATGGCAATATGGTGTATTGGCAGTCcagtaaagaatacttttaaaaagtacttgaataaatacttaaatacattttttttaagtatttaagatactactcaaatactttgaaaaagtatttggaatactttacaaatacttttggtttttaaaatgggtttctaattatcgtaatataaacacataggaggtaggtaatctaatagttatctaatagttttaaagggaatattgctattcaatattcaataactatttttagaaatctg from the Acyrthosiphon pisum isolate AL4f chromosome X, pea_aphid_22Mar2018_4r6ur, whole genome shotgun sequence genome contains:
- the LOC115033275 gene encoding uncharacterized protein LOC115033275, which translates into the protein MVKANASQSGNKRSSSEALSSGHAHKNKYSPLANLDNTNDDNSEKTDMDPVEVIQMVQKIPPLYIYDIVDYIEFLNKITPLILDNFNIINNNIFFKLNLSTVNDYRTITKYLSEENIK